From a single Pieris napi chromosome 7, ilPieNapi1.2, whole genome shotgun sequence genomic region:
- the LOC125051024 gene encoding cuticle protein 7-like — MFTKIVALSALLAAANAGFLPVHHASAVSSQSIVRHDTPVHGYYSAPIHHAPVVHAAPLIHAAPIHAVHAAPIVHAAPIHAEYSHPRYDYSYSVADPHTGDHKSQHESRDGGAVHGSYSLVEPDGSVRKVDYTADDHHGFNAVVHKTAGHHPAPVVHAAPIVHAAPIVHAAPIAYAHGHHGLHY, encoded by the exons ATGTTCACCAAA ATCGTCGCCCTGAGCGCCTTATTGGCTGCTGCTAACGCTGGTTTCCTGCCAGTACACCACGCCTCGGCTGTGTCGTCGCAAAGCATCGTGCGTCATGACACTCCCGTCCATGGCTACTACTCCGCCCCCATCCACCATGCTCCCGTAGTCCACGCTGCCCCCCTTATCCATGCCGCCCCAATTCACGCTGTTCATGCTGCCCCCATCGTCCATGCTGCCCCCATACACGCTGAATAC TCTCACCCAAGATACGACTACTCCTACTCCGTGGCTGACCCCCACACCGGAGACCACAAGTCCCAGCACGAGAGCCGCGACGGTGGTGCAGTCCACGGCAGCTACTCTCTGGTTGAACCTGACGGTTCCGTCCGTAAGGTTGACTACACCGCTGATGACCACCACGG TTTCAACGCTGTAGTCCACAAAACCGCTGGCCACCACCCAGCCCCAGTTGTTCACGCTGCCCCCATCGTCCACGCAGCTCCCATCGTACACGCTGCCCCCATCGCATACGCTCATGGGCATCACGGTCTCCACTACTAA